One segment of Candidatus Zixiibacteriota bacterium DNA contains the following:
- the cas6e gene encoding type I-E CRISPR-associated protein Cas6/Cse3/CasE — translation MFLSRLTLSPDSRRVWAEIANPYEMHRTIMSAFPPNLEGFEERVLFRVDQLKTPNRICLLIQSLNRPHWPESLVEDYLAEKPEIREFEPVFATGMQFHFRLRANPTFKRNGKRLAWFAEEGQLAWLARKGEASGFRVCSVVVIEEPEALARKGNGSQLIDITMFAVRFEGQLVVTDPARFSRTMKLGIGSGKGLGFGLLSLSRSGGREVQ, via the coding sequence ATGTTCCTCTCTCGCCTGACTCTGTCACCTGATTCCCGTCGCGTGTGGGCCGAGATCGCAAACCCTTACGAAATGCACCGGACGATCATGTCCGCCTTTCCGCCGAATCTCGAAGGCTTTGAGGAACGGGTTCTGTTTCGCGTTGACCAGCTGAAAACTCCGAATCGAATCTGCCTGCTCATCCAATCGCTGAATCGTCCTCATTGGCCGGAATCACTTGTGGAAGATTACTTGGCGGAAAAGCCTGAGATTAGGGAATTCGAGCCGGTGTTCGCGACCGGTATGCAATTTCACTTCCGACTTAGGGCCAACCCGACGTTCAAGCGGAATGGCAAGCGGTTGGCCTGGTTCGCCGAAGAGGGTCAACTCGCATGGCTTGCACGGAAGGGCGAGGCGTCGGGTTTTCGTGTCTGCTCCGTCGTCGTGATCGAAGAGCCGGAAGCTCTCGCCCGGAAAGGGAACGGCAGCCAACTCATCGACATTACGATGTTCGCTGTTCGATTCGAGGGGCAGCTCGTGGTCACCGACCCAGCCAGATTCTCCAGAACAATGAAACTCGGCATCGGCAGCGGCAAAGGACTCGGCTTCGGACTTCTGTCGCTGTCAAGAAGTGGGGGGCGTGAAGTGCAATGA
- the cas5e gene encoding type I-E CRISPR-associated protein Cas5/CasD encodes MTTLLLRLAGPLQSWGTESRFTERDTGREPSKSGVIGLICAALGRPRDADISDLVSLRMGVRVDQEGTLIRDFHTTKDIYRSDGGIKPTNVSNRYYLSDASFLVGLQADSPRAEVLLNITEKALRNPHWQIFLGRKACLPSIPVWAKQCLYSGKTIEQMFVIHPCVRTRTSSRKELSAGKVRLRCVADAAPGAHSGVRTDLPLSFATREFIPRHIVTYYVELNLELVKELSVCSSLA; translated from the coding sequence ATGACTACTCTCCTTCTTCGTCTAGCTGGTCCCTTGCAGTCATGGGGGACTGAGAGCCGATTTACCGAGAGAGATACCGGCCGGGAGCCCTCGAAGAGCGGCGTCATTGGCTTGATCTGCGCGGCTCTCGGCCGACCCAGAGATGCAGACATCAGTGACCTGGTGTCACTTCGTATGGGTGTACGAGTCGATCAAGAAGGCACATTGATTCGCGACTTTCATACAACGAAGGACATCTATAGGTCCGACGGTGGCATCAAACCCACCAACGTTTCGAATCGCTATTACCTTTCCGATGCTTCTTTCTTGGTCGGACTGCAGGCTGATTCGCCACGGGCGGAAGTCCTTCTGAATATAACTGAGAAAGCGTTGCGCAACCCGCATTGGCAGATCTTCCTCGGTCGAAAAGCTTGCCTCCCCTCGATCCCGGTGTGGGCAAAGCAATGCCTGTATTCCGGCAAGACCATCGAACAAATGTTCGTGATTCATCCCTGCGTGCGGACGAGAACAAGTTCACGGAAAGAGCTCTCCGCCGGGAAAGTGCGCCTTCGCTGTGTCGCTGACGCTGCGCCCGGCGCCCACAGCGGCGTGCGAACCGACTTGCCGCTATCGTTTGCGACTCGCGAATTTATTCCTCGCCACATCGTGACATACTACGTCGAGCTGAATCTCGAGCTGGTCAAGGAGTTGAGTGTATGTTCCTCTCTCGCCTGA